In a single window of the Desulfobacterales bacterium genome:
- a CDS encoding PaaI family thioesterase, with the protein MDDMMDAKSGKEMDRQQISTGPHKFELDSWISCAPFERLLHMKIIDALDGQATLTMPFLFDFAQGAGLMHGGALVSLADTAVVMAIKSLVSPQTHFATISAETKFLYPVKKGIITARARVTRQEERLLEGLATLFYAEDRPVLEFTSVLKSAKDRAVRDISFK; encoded by the coding sequence ATGGATGACATGATGGATGCTAAATCAGGAAAAGAAATGGACAGACAACAGATATCTACCGGACCGCATAAATTCGAGCTGGACAGCTGGATCAGTTGCGCGCCGTTCGAGCGGCTGCTTCACATGAAGATCATCGATGCCTTGGACGGGCAGGCCACCCTGACCATGCCGTTTCTCTTCGATTTTGCGCAGGGCGCCGGACTGATGCATGGCGGCGCGCTCGTCAGCCTGGCCGATACCGCGGTGGTTATGGCCATCAAGAGCCTGGTGTCTCCCCAGACCCATTTTGCAACGATTTCAGCGGAAACAAAATTTCTCTATCCCGTGAAAAAAGGGATCATCACGGCCAGAGCGCGGGTGACCCGTCAGGAGGAACGACTGCTGGAAGGACTGGCCACCCTCTTCTACGCGGAGGATCGGCCGGTTCTTGAATTTACCTCCGTCTTGAAGAGCGCAAAGGACCGGGCGGTTCGGGATATTAGCTTCAAG
- a CDS encoding MBL fold metallo-hydrolase, producing the protein MKIETPGKITDRILMLGRKESCVYLLDGGSEYVLLGGGMVHIVPEVLEQLQAFDIDEEKIRRIVIQHSHFDHCGIVPFFKKRWPWMTVTATERTQERLRLQKVIDACERYNRIVLKQYGREEAAEHLGLVFTGVDVEETVSSGDRLGCGDLTLEILEVPGHSSCSIAVYVPAIKAMFTSDSGGIPCGDEIFTVANSNFDLYIESLGKISAYDMEAVLAAHYGGVTGPDVPGFMTASMNSALETRKMLEASWARTRDLARSTEEMTRFVMKTLPDNYFAREVISMVIGQMIKYIAGKNP; encoded by the coding sequence ATGAAAATTGAAACACCCGGAAAAATCACGGATCGTATCCTGATGCTGGGCAGGAAAGAGTCCTGTGTCTATCTGCTCGATGGCGGCAGCGAATATGTTTTGCTGGGCGGGGGTATGGTCCATATTGTGCCGGAAGTTCTCGAACAGCTGCAGGCGTTTGACATAGATGAAGAAAAAATCCGCCGGATCGTTATTCAGCATTCCCATTTTGATCACTGCGGGATCGTTCCCTTTTTTAAAAAACGATGGCCCTGGATGACGGTGACGGCTACCGAACGAACGCAGGAGCGGTTGCGTCTTCAGAAGGTCATCGATGCCTGCGAGAGGTATAACCGCATTGTTCTGAAACAGTACGGAAGGGAAGAGGCGGCTGAGCACTTGGGCCTGGTTTTTACCGGGGTGGATGTCGAAGAAACGGTCAGCAGCGGGGATCGGCTTGGCTGTGGCGATTTAACCCTTGAGATTCTCGAGGTGCCCGGGCACTCCTCCTGTTCGATCGCGGTGTACGTCCCGGCGATCAAGGCGATGTTCACGTCCGATTCGGGGGGCATTCCCTGTGGTGATGAAATTTTTACGGTCGCCAATTCAAATTTTGATCTGTATATCGAAAGCCTCGGAAAGATCTCCGCATATGACATGGAGGCGGTTCTGGCCGCCCATTATGGCGGGGTGACCGGACCGGATGTACCCGGTTTCATGACAGCCTCCATGAATTCTGCACTGGAAACCCGAAAGATGCTCGAGGCCTCCTGGGCCCGAACCCGGGATTTGGCCCGCAGCACCGAAGAGATGACGCGCTTTGTCATGAAAACCCTGCCGGACAACTATTTTGCCCGGGAAGTCATCTCCATGGTCATCGGCCAGATGATAAAATATATCGCCGGGAAAAATCCCTGA